The Longimicrobium sp. genome includes the window GCCGGAGCTGCTGGTGCGCGCGCGGCAGTCGGTGGCGGGAGAGGGCGGCCCGGTGGCGCTGCTGTACGGGCGCGAGGACCACGGGCTGAGCAACGAGGCGCTGGACATGTGCCACCGCACGTGCATCATCCCCACCTCCGAGCACTCGTCGCTGAACCTGGCGCAGGCGGTGCTGGTGATGGCGTACGAGATGTGGATGCAGGCCGAGGGCGCCGACCAGGCGTTCCGCGCCCCGCGCCGCGGCGACGCCCCCCCGGCGGACGTGGCCGCGCTGGAGCGCCTGTTCGACGACACCGAGCGGGCGCTGTGGGCGGTGGACTTCTTCAAGGCGCGGCAGACGGAAACGGTGATGCGGACCCTCCGCGAGCTGGTGCGCCGCGCGGATCCCGACATGCGCGAGGCGGGCTTTCTCCGCGCGATCTTCATCG containing:
- a CDS encoding RNA methyltransferase, with protein sequence MSETGGQEQAAGRAALEGVVVVLWQTQDYVNIAGTIRAMKNFGLARLRLIQPESWDPWRIEGIAHGTHDLVERTEIHDSLESALGDCSYVIGMTARSRRAKRAVTRPREIAPELLVRARQSVAGEGGPVALLYGREDHGLSNEALDMCHRTCIIPTSEHSSLNLAQAVLVMAYEMWMQAEGADQAFRAPRRGDAPPADVAALERLFDDTERALWAVDFFKARQTETVMRTLRELVRRADPDMREAGFLRAIFIEVVKYVRRIGGLPPEGEPRDFRSAPPPGAPE